One Mycolicibacterium parafortuitum DNA segment encodes these proteins:
- a CDS encoding FadR/GntR family transcriptional regulator gives MSAPEPTASEALLSPVRPLNAFEDTVERLLQTIRLGVLEPGESLPPERELATRLGVSRDTVREAIKSLSEAGYLVSRRGRYGGTFLADELPPPRPDHVEFDRADIDDVLRLREILEVGAARMAAGRTLTDADREALRARLIDVRTAAADDFRRLDSRLHLAIAEAAGVPSLVPLVAQNRMRLNEMLDCIPLLRRNITHSDEQHEAIVSAILAGDADTAAAMMAAHVWASAALLHGFLD, from the coding sequence ATGAGCGCACCGGAGCCGACGGCTTCCGAGGCACTGCTGAGCCCGGTGCGGCCGCTCAACGCGTTCGAGGACACCGTCGAGAGGCTGCTGCAGACGATACGGCTCGGGGTGCTGGAACCAGGGGAGTCGCTTCCCCCGGAACGGGAGCTGGCGACCCGGCTCGGCGTCAGCCGTGACACGGTGCGCGAGGCCATCAAGTCGTTGTCGGAGGCGGGTTATCTGGTGTCACGCCGTGGCCGCTACGGCGGCACCTTTCTGGCCGACGAGTTGCCACCGCCGCGGCCCGACCATGTCGAGTTCGACCGCGCCGACATCGACGACGTTCTGCGGCTGCGGGAGATCCTCGAGGTCGGTGCCGCGCGGATGGCGGCGGGACGCACGCTGACGGACGCGGATCGAGAAGCGTTGCGGGCGCGGTTGATCGACGTGCGCACCGCGGCCGCCGACGATTTCCGCCGGCTGGACTCGCGTCTACATCTCGCGATCGCCGAGGCTGCCGGTGTGCCGTCGCTGGTGCCGCTCGTCGCGCAGAACCGGATGCGCCTCAACGAGATGCTCGACTGCATACCGCTGCTGCGGCGCAACATCACCCACTCCGACGAGCAGCACGAGGCAATCGTGTCCGCGATCCTGGCCGGCGACGCCGACACCGCCGCAGCGATGATGGCCGCCCATGTCTGGGCGTCGGCGGCGCTGCTGCATGGCTTCCTGGACTGA
- a CDS encoding glutamine synthetase family protein, whose protein sequence is MTKRGMLSKADLERKVADGDIDTVIVAFCDMQGRLTGKRISARLFVEEVADHGAECCNYLLAVDVDMNTVNGYAISSWETGYGDMVMTPDMSTLRQVPWQPATALVMADLSWTDGRPVAQAPRGILRAQLDRLSERGLDAVAATELEFMVFDTGFRDAWAAGYRNLRPATDYNIDYAMHASTRMEPLLRDIRIGMDGAGMYCEGVKGECNLGQQEIGFRYDQALVTCDNHTIYKNGAKEIADQHGKSLTFMAKFDESEGNSCHIHISFRGKDGEAVFADDGDELGMSSMFRSFIAGQLATMRDFTLFYAPNINSYKRFAEGSFAPTAIAWGLDNRTCALRVVGHGQGMRMENRAPGGDVNQYLAVSALIAGGLYGIENELELEDALEGNAYTSGADRLPTTLTEAMELFENSTIARDAFGDDVVDHYVNYARVELNAFNAVVTDWERMRGFERL, encoded by the coding sequence ATGACCAAGCGCGGAATGCTGTCGAAGGCGGATCTGGAACGTAAGGTCGCCGACGGCGATATCGACACCGTCATCGTCGCGTTCTGCGACATGCAGGGCCGGCTCACCGGCAAGCGGATCTCGGCGCGGCTGTTCGTCGAGGAAGTCGCCGACCACGGCGCCGAGTGCTGTAACTACCTGCTGGCCGTCGACGTCGACATGAACACCGTCAACGGTTATGCGATCTCCAGCTGGGAGACCGGCTACGGGGACATGGTCATGACCCCGGACATGTCCACGCTGCGGCAGGTGCCGTGGCAGCCCGCCACCGCGCTGGTGATGGCGGACCTGTCCTGGACCGACGGGCGTCCGGTCGCCCAGGCGCCGCGCGGCATCCTGCGCGCCCAGCTGGACCGGTTGTCCGAGCGCGGCCTCGACGCCGTCGCCGCCACCGAGCTGGAGTTCATGGTGTTCGACACCGGATTCCGCGACGCCTGGGCAGCCGGATACCGAAATCTCAGGCCCGCCACCGACTACAACATCGACTACGCGATGCACGCCTCCACGCGGATGGAACCGCTGCTGCGCGACATCCGCATCGGGATGGACGGCGCCGGCATGTACTGCGAAGGCGTCAAGGGCGAGTGCAACCTGGGCCAGCAGGAGATCGGCTTCCGCTACGACCAGGCGCTGGTCACCTGCGACAACCACACGATCTACAAGAACGGTGCCAAGGAGATCGCCGACCAGCACGGCAAATCCCTGACGTTCATGGCCAAGTTCGACGAGAGCGAAGGCAACAGCTGCCACATCCACATCTCGTTCCGCGGCAAAGACGGCGAGGCGGTGTTCGCCGACGACGGCGACGAACTCGGGATGTCGTCGATGTTCCGCAGTTTCATCGCCGGGCAGCTGGCCACCATGCGCGACTTCACCCTGTTCTACGCGCCGAACATCAACTCCTACAAGCGCTTCGCTGAAGGAAGCTTCGCCCCGACCGCGATCGCCTGGGGCCTGGACAACCGCACCTGCGCGCTGCGGGTGGTCGGCCACGGCCAGGGCATGCGGATGGAAAACCGCGCGCCCGGCGGCGACGTCAACCAGTACCTGGCGGTGTCGGCGTTGATCGCCGGCGGGCTCTACGGCATCGAGAACGAGCTCGAGCTCGAAGACGCCCTGGAAGGCAACGCGTACACCAGCGGCGCAGACCGGCTGCCCACCACGCTGACCGAGGCCATGGAGCTGTTCGAGAACTCGACGATCGCCCGCGACGCGTTCGGCGACGACGTCGTCGACCACTACGTCAACTATGCGCGGGTCGAGCTCAACGCGTTCAACGCGGTCGTCACCGACTGGGAGAGGATGCGTGGCTTTGAACGCCTCTAG
- a CDS encoding HNH endonuclease signature motif containing protein, translated as MYVRVMSRTGLQDAVSALRAAFDTVAACDLELLTRDELLEALDELETLSCRLPGLGHRLLARLQTETTAREMGARSWKDVLRIRWRLSVTEANRRLTEACLLAPRPSVTGPALPPLLPATAIAQERGLINPEHVDVIRKSVAKLPSWVDTATREQFEVDLVRTAVGAGPKELKDAAELILFLLDQDGPEPDDTERARQRGVTKHQQRADGMVDLTATLTPEAWAVLEVIFAKYAAPGMCNPADPEPCTSGTPSQAQIDSDDRSLAQRQHDALIAVGRIALMSGELGTLNGLPVSIIIRTTLQDLESRAGIGVTGGGTKMPIKDVIRMGGHANHYLAVFDKATGAALDLFRTKRIATPEQRIMLIARDGGCTKPCCTVGAYGSQVHHVVTDWARGGLTNIDELGLACGPDNRSVNPDDPTAWTTRMNTRGEVEWIPPELLDTGQARVNTYHRPERLLRPPEEPENDSAAAEPDTPGEPGEPGGPAPPEDHAA; from the coding sequence ATGTATGTTCGAGTCATGTCGAGGACGGGCCTGCAGGACGCGGTCAGCGCGCTGCGGGCCGCGTTCGACACTGTGGCGGCCTGCGATCTGGAGCTGCTGACCCGCGACGAACTCCTCGAAGCCCTCGACGAGCTCGAAACCCTGAGCTGCCGACTGCCCGGGCTGGGGCACCGGCTATTGGCGCGGTTGCAGACCGAGACCACCGCCCGGGAGATGGGCGCCAGATCCTGGAAAGACGTGCTGCGGATCCGGTGGCGGCTATCGGTCACCGAAGCGAATCGGCGCCTGACCGAAGCTTGCCTGTTGGCGCCGCGCCCGTCGGTGACCGGGCCGGCGCTGCCGCCGCTGCTGCCGGCCACCGCGATCGCCCAAGAACGCGGGCTGATCAACCCTGAACACGTCGACGTCATCCGCAAATCGGTGGCCAAACTCCCGTCCTGGGTGGATACGGCCACGCGCGAGCAGTTCGAGGTCGACCTGGTCCGCACCGCGGTCGGGGCCGGACCGAAAGAGCTGAAGGACGCCGCGGAGCTGATCCTGTTTCTGTTGGATCAGGACGGCCCCGAACCCGATGACACCGAACGCGCCCGCCAGCGCGGGGTGACCAAGCACCAGCAGCGTGCCGATGGGATGGTCGACCTCACCGCGACGTTGACACCGGAAGCCTGGGCGGTGCTGGAGGTGATCTTCGCCAAATACGCCGCCCCCGGCATGTGCAACCCCGCTGATCCGGAACCCTGCACCTCGGGCACCCCGTCACAAGCCCAGATCGACTCTGACGATCGCAGCCTGGCCCAGCGCCAGCACGACGCGCTGATCGCCGTCGGACGCATCGCTTTGATGAGCGGCGAACTGGGCACACTCAACGGGCTGCCGGTGTCGATCATCATCCGCACCACGCTGCAAGACCTCGAATCCCGCGCCGGGATCGGGGTCACCGGTGGCGGCACCAAGATGCCCATTAAAGACGTGATCCGGATGGGCGGGCATGCCAATCACTACCTGGCGGTGTTCGACAAGGCCACCGGGGCGGCGCTGGATTTGTTCCGCACCAAACGCATCGCCACCCCTGAGCAGCGGATCATGTTGATCGCCCGCGACGGCGGCTGTACGAAGCCGTGCTGCACCGTCGGCGCCTACGGCAGCCAAGTCCATCACGTGGTCACCGACTGGGCGCGCGGCGGGCTCACCAACATCGACGAACTCGGCCTGGCCTGCGGACCCGACAACCGCAGCGTCAATCCCGACGACCCGACTGCCTGGACCACCCGGATGAACACCCGCGGCGAGGTCGAGTGGATTCCACCGGAGCTTCTCGACACCGGACAGGCTCGCGTGAACACCTACCACCGCCCCGAACGACTCCTGCGCCCACCCGAGGAGCCCGAAAACGACAGCGCGGCGGCTGAACCCGACACCCCCGGCGAACCCGGCGAACCCGGCGGACCCGCACCACCCGAAGACCACGCGGCCTGA
- a CDS encoding 3-oxoacyl-ACP reductase, producing MDLTQRLAGKVAVITGGASGIGLATAKRMRSEGAIVVIGDLDEKTGKSVANDLNVTFVQVDVSDQVAVDNLFDTAFEVHGGVDIAFNNAGISPPEDDLIETTGIDAWDRVQDINLKSVFFCCKAALRHMVPAQKGSIVNTASFVAVNGSATSQISYTASKGGVLAMSRELGIQYARQGIRVNALCPGPVNTPLLQELFAKDPERAARRLVHVPMGRFAEPDELAAAVAFLASDDASFITGSTFLVDGGITGHYVTPL from the coding sequence ATGGATCTGACCCAGCGCCTGGCGGGCAAGGTCGCCGTCATCACCGGCGGCGCCAGCGGTATCGGGCTCGCGACCGCGAAGCGGATGCGCTCCGAAGGCGCCATCGTCGTCATCGGGGATCTCGATGAGAAGACCGGCAAGTCGGTCGCCAACGACCTGAACGTGACCTTCGTGCAGGTCGACGTGTCCGACCAGGTCGCGGTGGACAACCTGTTCGACACCGCGTTCGAGGTGCACGGCGGGGTGGACATCGCGTTCAACAACGCCGGCATCAGCCCGCCTGAGGACGACCTGATCGAAACCACCGGGATCGACGCGTGGGACCGGGTGCAGGACATCAACCTCAAGTCGGTGTTCTTCTGCTGTAAGGCGGCGCTGCGGCACATGGTGCCCGCGCAGAAGGGGTCGATCGTCAACACCGCGTCGTTCGTCGCCGTCAACGGCTCGGCGACCTCGCAGATCTCCTACACCGCGTCCAAGGGCGGTGTGCTGGCGATGTCGCGCGAACTCGGTATCCAGTACGCGCGCCAGGGGATTCGGGTCAATGCGCTGTGCCCGGGACCGGTCAACACCCCGCTGCTGCAGGAGTTGTTCGCCAAGGATCCGGAGCGCGCCGCACGCCGGCTGGTGCACGTGCCGATGGGACGGTTCGCCGAGCCCGACGAACTGGCCGCTGCGGTGGCGTTCCTGGCCAGTGACGACGCGTCGTTCATCACGGGGTCGACGTTCCTGGTCGACGGCGGTATCACCGGCCACTACGTCACGCCGCTGTAG
- a CDS encoding ArsR/SmtB family transcription factor, with protein sequence MEDQQLVDRASSALAEVDTSGWAQRFDLVSDPHRLEILLCLHRAPGICVSDLAAALGRSENAVSQALRVLRQQGWVNSTRAGRSVTYRLEDEVVHDLLHWIGARHG encoded by the coding sequence GTGGAGGATCAGCAGCTGGTAGATCGGGCGTCGTCGGCGCTGGCGGAAGTCGATACCTCGGGTTGGGCGCAGCGGTTCGACTTGGTGTCCGACCCGCACCGCCTGGAGATCCTGCTGTGCCTGCACCGCGCGCCCGGCATCTGCGTCAGCGACCTGGCCGCGGCGCTCGGCCGCTCGGAGAACGCCGTCTCGCAGGCGCTTCGAGTGCTGCGCCAGCAGGGCTGGGTCAACAGCACCCGCGCGGGCCGGTCGGTCACCTACCGGCTGGAGGATGAAGTCGTCCACGATCTGCTGCACTGGATCGGCGCCCGGCACGGCTGA
- a CDS encoding gamma-glutamyl-gamma-aminobutyrate hydrolase family protein has translation MVGLTTYLQRAQTGVWDVKASFLPAIYFQGVGMAGGIATLLPPQPVDDAIAGQILDRLDGLIITGGRDVDPATYGADPHPATDVPDADTRMRDAFEFALLRAALRRGTPVLGICRGAQVLNVALGGTLHQHLPDVVGHTRHQQGNAVFTTSSIRTTPNTRVASLVGSDTSAQCYHHQAIDRLGDGLIVSASDTDGVIEAVEVDPARYPDRWAVAVQWHPEERLDDLRLFAGLVGAAAQFATSKAAQKVKV, from the coding sequence GTGGTCGGGCTGACCACGTACCTGCAGCGGGCGCAGACCGGAGTGTGGGATGTGAAGGCGAGCTTTCTGCCCGCCATCTACTTCCAGGGTGTCGGCATGGCCGGTGGGATCGCGACGCTGTTGCCGCCGCAGCCGGTCGACGACGCGATCGCCGGGCAAATACTCGACCGCCTTGACGGCCTGATCATCACCGGCGGACGCGACGTCGACCCGGCGACCTACGGCGCCGACCCGCACCCGGCCACCGACGTGCCCGATGCCGACACCCGCATGCGCGACGCGTTCGAGTTCGCATTGCTTCGTGCGGCGCTGCGCCGCGGCACGCCTGTGCTCGGGATCTGCCGCGGCGCACAGGTTCTCAACGTGGCACTGGGCGGTACCCTGCATCAGCACCTACCCGACGTCGTCGGGCACACCCGGCATCAACAGGGCAATGCGGTGTTCACCACGTCGTCGATCAGGACCACCCCCAACACCAGGGTGGCCTCGCTCGTCGGGTCTGACACGTCGGCGCAGTGCTACCACCACCAGGCCATCGACCGGCTCGGCGACGGGCTGATCGTCAGCGCCTCCGACACCGACGGGGTGATCGAGGCCGTCGAGGTCGACCCGGCGCGCTACCCGGACCGCTGGGCGGTCGCGGTGCAGTGGCATCCCGAGGAACGGCTCGACGATCTGCGGCTGTTCGCGGGGCTGGTCGGCGCCGCGGCTCAGTTCGCGACAAGTAAAGCGGCACAGAAAGTGAAGGTATGA
- a CDS encoding amidohydrolase family protein codes for MRTIALEEHFLTADLAHYSDPTRSLAQPQIWKEAERRLADLAELRLADMDAAGVDVAVLSLTAPGIQAEPDPQLAVERAREVNDFVAGVVAANPGRFRGFAALPLQNPDAAAKELERAVEQLGLCGALVNAHTLGVYLDAPPLRVVWEAAERLDVPLYLHPAIGFDTPHVIAGHPELIGPMWSWGTDTATHALRMVFGGVFDDFPGAKLLLGHMGESLPYSLWRLDSRWDWHRHHGIELDLGHPSEYLRRNLYVTTSGVCDAAPLLCALSALGSDHVLFATDYPYEDIATATAFLAGAPISEDDRAKLSHLNAERLLHIDR; via the coding sequence ATGCGCACCATCGCACTGGAAGAGCACTTCCTCACCGCCGACCTGGCGCACTACAGCGACCCGACCCGCTCACTCGCCCAGCCCCAGATCTGGAAGGAAGCGGAGCGCAGACTGGCCGACCTCGCCGAGCTGCGGCTGGCCGATATGGACGCCGCCGGGGTGGACGTGGCCGTGCTGTCGCTGACCGCGCCGGGTATCCAGGCCGAACCCGATCCGCAGCTGGCGGTGGAGCGGGCCCGTGAGGTCAACGATTTCGTCGCCGGCGTCGTCGCGGCCAACCCGGGCCGGTTCCGCGGTTTCGCCGCGTTGCCGCTGCAGAACCCGGACGCCGCGGCGAAGGAGTTGGAGCGCGCGGTCGAGCAACTAGGACTGTGCGGCGCGCTGGTCAATGCGCACACCCTGGGTGTCTACCTCGATGCGCCGCCGCTGCGGGTGGTGTGGGAGGCCGCCGAGCGACTGGACGTCCCGCTGTACCTGCACCCGGCGATCGGATTCGACACCCCGCACGTCATCGCCGGACATCCCGAGCTGATCGGGCCGATGTGGAGTTGGGGCACCGACACCGCCACCCACGCCCTGCGCATGGTGTTCGGCGGGGTTTTCGACGACTTCCCGGGTGCGAAGCTGCTGCTGGGGCATATGGGCGAAAGCCTGCCCTACTCACTGTGGCGGCTGGACTCGCGCTGGGACTGGCATCGCCATCACGGCATCGAACTCGACCTGGGGCACCCGTCGGAGTACCTCCGGCGCAACCTCTACGTCACCACCAGCGGCGTCTGCGACGCGGCGCCCCTGCTGTGTGCGCTGTCGGCCCTCGGGTCCGACCACGTCCTGTTCGCGACCGACTATCCCTACGAGGACATCGCAACGGCGACGGCGTTCCTGGCCGGCGCCCCGATCTCCGAGGACGACCGCGCCAAACTGAGCCACCTCAACGCCGAGCGCCTGCTGCACATCGACAGGTAA
- a CDS encoding aldehyde dehydrogenase family protein produces the protein MTACDVINPATEELLRTVAHTDEAGVDDAVARAKAAQRLWARQAPAERAAALRAFAAVVDAHVEELAQLEVANSGHPIGNARWEAGHVRDVLQYYAASPERLSGKQIPVAGGIDVTFNEPLGVVGVITPWNFPMTIAAWGFAPALAAGNAVLVKPAEWTPLTTLRLGELALEAGLPADLLQVLPGRGSVVGERFVSHPDVRKIVFTGSTATGTRVMAQAANQVKRVTLELGGKSANIIFDDCDLERAAATAPYGVFDNSGQDCCARSRILVQRSVFDRFMELLEPAVKGVVVGDPKAESTEMGPLVARAHWEKVASYVPDDAPVAFRGSAPSGPGFWFPPTVLTPERGDRTVVEEIFGPVVTVQSFDDEADAIGLANDTVYGLSGSIWTDNLSRALRVSRAVEGGNLSVNSHSSVRYSTPFGGFKQSGLGRELGPDAPLSFTETKNVFIAVEEAH, from the coding sequence ATGACCGCCTGCGATGTGATCAATCCCGCGACCGAGGAGCTGCTGCGCACGGTCGCGCACACCGACGAGGCCGGCGTCGACGACGCGGTCGCCAGAGCCAAAGCCGCCCAACGCCTGTGGGCGCGGCAGGCGCCCGCCGAAAGGGCCGCCGCGCTGCGTGCGTTCGCCGCGGTCGTCGACGCGCACGTCGAGGAACTCGCACAGCTGGAGGTCGCGAACTCCGGGCACCCGATCGGTAACGCCCGGTGGGAGGCCGGCCACGTCCGCGACGTGCTGCAGTACTACGCCGCGTCCCCGGAACGGTTGTCCGGCAAGCAGATCCCGGTGGCCGGCGGCATCGATGTCACGTTCAACGAGCCGCTCGGCGTCGTCGGGGTGATCACGCCGTGGAACTTCCCGATGACGATCGCGGCGTGGGGCTTCGCACCCGCGCTGGCCGCGGGCAATGCGGTCCTCGTCAAACCCGCCGAGTGGACCCCGCTGACCACGCTGCGGCTCGGCGAGCTCGCGCTCGAAGCGGGTTTGCCCGCCGACCTGCTCCAGGTGCTGCCCGGGCGGGGCTCGGTGGTCGGCGAGCGGTTCGTCAGCCACCCCGACGTCCGCAAGATCGTGTTCACCGGATCCACCGCGACCGGCACCCGGGTGATGGCGCAGGCCGCGAACCAGGTCAAGCGTGTCACCCTCGAGCTGGGCGGCAAGAGTGCCAACATCATCTTCGACGACTGCGACCTGGAACGGGCCGCGGCGACCGCACCGTACGGGGTGTTCGACAACTCGGGTCAGGACTGCTGCGCGCGCAGTCGGATTTTGGTGCAGCGCAGTGTGTTCGACCGTTTCATGGAGCTTCTCGAACCGGCCGTCAAGGGTGTGGTGGTCGGTGATCCGAAGGCCGAGAGCACCGAGATGGGTCCGCTGGTGGCCAGGGCGCACTGGGAGAAGGTGGCGTCCTACGTGCCCGACGACGCGCCCGTCGCATTTCGGGGATCCGCGCCGAGCGGTCCGGGGTTCTGGTTCCCGCCGACGGTGCTGACACCCGAGCGCGGCGACCGCACCGTCGTCGAGGAGATCTTCGGTCCCGTCGTCACCGTGCAGTCTTTCGACGACGAGGCCGACGCGATCGGGCTCGCCAACGACACCGTGTACGGGCTCTCGGGATCGATCTGGACCGACAACCTGTCCCGTGCGCTACGGGTGTCGCGGGCGGTCGAAGGCGGGAACCTGTCGGTCAATTCGCATTCGTCGGTGCGCTACAGCACTCCGTTCGGCGGCTTCAAGCAGTCGGGGTTGGGTCGCGAACTCGGACCGGACGCCCCGCTGTCGTTCACCGAGACCAAGAACGTTTTCATCGCCGTAGAGGAGGCTCACTAA
- a CDS encoding N-acetylglutaminylglutamine amidotransferase, translating to MCGATGEVRLDGNNPDVRAVSAMAEVLVPRGPDAAGTWSQGRVALGHRRLKIIDLSEAGAQPMVDSDLGLTIAWNGCIYNYEQLRDELAGHGYRFFSHSDTEVLLKGYHHWGDRFVDHLKGMFAFAIVERDSGRVLLGRDRLGIKPLYLAQTPDRIRFASSLPALVAGGGIDTRIDPVALHHYMSFHSVVPAPRTILRGVTKLPPASLMAIEPDGEVTTTTYWEPDFTRRADRADWSDKDWEDAVLDSLRTAVKRRLVADVPVGCLLSGGVDSSLIVGLLAEAGQHGLKTFSIGFESVNGVAGDEFKYSDIVADRFGTDHHQIRIDTARMLPALDGAIGAMSEPMVSHDCVAFYLLSQEVAKHVKVVQSGQGADEVFAGYHWYPPMGEPDAASVAGSVARYRTAFFDRDQAGYADLVAPAYLSDEDPSELFVTEHFARRGAETGVDRALRLDTTVMLVDDPVKRVDNMTMAWGLEGRVPFLDHELVELAATCPPHLKTAHEGKGVLKQAARQVIPSEVIDRPKGYFPVPALTHLEGPYLDMVRDALYAPEAKERGLFRPDAVERLLADPNGRLTPLRGNELWQIALLEMWLQRHGINGGAA from the coding sequence GTGTGTGGAGCCACCGGCGAGGTCCGCCTCGACGGAAACAATCCCGATGTCCGTGCAGTCTCGGCGATGGCCGAGGTTCTCGTCCCGCGCGGCCCCGACGCCGCGGGCACGTGGTCGCAGGGCCGGGTCGCCCTCGGTCACCGGCGCCTGAAGATCATCGATCTGTCCGAGGCCGGCGCCCAGCCGATGGTCGACTCCGACCTCGGTCTGACGATCGCCTGGAACGGCTGCATCTACAACTACGAGCAACTGCGCGACGAACTCGCCGGGCACGGCTACCGCTTCTTCTCCCACAGCGACACCGAGGTGCTGCTGAAGGGTTACCACCACTGGGGTGACCGCTTCGTCGATCACCTCAAGGGCATGTTCGCGTTCGCGATCGTCGAACGCGACAGCGGACGCGTGCTGCTGGGCCGCGACCGGCTCGGCATCAAGCCGCTGTATCTGGCGCAGACCCCCGACCGGATCCGCTTCGCGTCCTCCTTGCCCGCACTGGTGGCCGGTGGCGGAATCGACACCCGGATCGACCCGGTCGCGCTGCACCACTACATGTCGTTCCACTCGGTGGTCCCGGCGCCGCGCACCATCTTGCGCGGTGTCACCAAGCTGCCGCCCGCGTCGCTGATGGCGATCGAACCGGACGGCGAGGTCACCACCACGACGTACTGGGAGCCCGACTTCACCCGCCGCGCCGACCGCGCCGACTGGTCCGACAAGGACTGGGAGGACGCCGTCCTCGATTCGCTGCGCACCGCCGTGAAGCGCCGGCTGGTCGCCGATGTGCCGGTCGGCTGCCTGCTGTCGGGCGGCGTCGACTCCAGCCTGATCGTCGGACTGCTCGCCGAGGCCGGCCAGCACGGCCTCAAGACGTTCTCGATCGGCTTCGAATCCGTCAACGGTGTCGCCGGCGACGAGTTCAAGTACTCCGACATCGTCGCCGACCGTTTCGGCACCGATCACCACCAGATCCGCATCGACACCGCACGTATGCTGCCCGCGCTCGACGGCGCGATCGGCGCGATGAGCGAACCGATGGTCAGCCACGACTGCGTCGCGTTCTACCTGCTGAGCCAGGAGGTCGCCAAGCACGTCAAGGTGGTGCAGTCCGGCCAGGGCGCCGACGAGGTGTTCGCGGGCTACCACTGGTATCCCCCGATGGGTGAGCCCGACGCCGCGTCGGTGGCGGGTTCGGTGGCGCGCTACCGCACCGCGTTCTTCGACCGCGACCAGGCCGGCTACGCCGATCTGGTGGCACCGGCCTACCTGTCCGACGAGGATCCCAGCGAGCTGTTCGTCACCGAACACTTCGCCCGGCGCGGCGCCGAGACCGGGGTCGACCGCGCGCTGCGGCTGGACACCACGGTGATGCTGGTCGACGACCCGGTCAAACGGGTCGACAACATGACGATGGCGTGGGGACTGGAGGGCCGCGTGCCGTTCCTCGACCACGAGCTCGTCGAACTCGCCGCGACGTGCCCGCCGCACCTCAAGACCGCCCACGAGGGCAAGGGTGTGCTCAAACAGGCTGCCCGGCAAGTGATTCCGTCCGAGGTCATCGACCGACCCAAGGGCTACTTCCCGGTGCCCGCGCTGACCCACCTCGAAGGGCCGTACCTGGACATGGTCCGCGACGCGCTCTACGCCCCGGAGGCCAAGGAGCGCGGACTGTTCCGTCCGGATGCCGTCGAGCGACTGCTGGCCGATCCGAACGGGAGGCTGACGCCGTTGCGCGGCAACGAGTTGTGGCAGATCGCGCTGCTGGAGATGTGGCTGCAGCGCCATGGCATCAACGGTGGGGCCGCATGA